The following coding sequences are from one Streptomyces sp. NBC_00536 window:
- a CDS encoding YlbL family protein, giving the protein MPRRTATMLASTLMLFALLCAGVFIKVPYSEMSPGPTVNTLGDSRGEPVLNISGRKTYATSGHLNMTTVRVTGADYDMNLLEAVYGWVAHDNIVVPHENLYPHGKTDKESTQENAEEFSQSQESAKVAALKQLGIPFTSRVNVATVVKNSPAEGKLHAGDVIVAVDGAPVKDPSDVAKLVTKHKAGEKVEFTVIPAAEAAEAKKAGRDPAGAQKVEITTAKDKEDGHALVGIRAGTDHTFPFRMDINLADVGGPSAGLMFSLGIVDKLTPQDLTGGKFVAGTGTIDDTGTVGPIGGIEMKTIGARQAGAEYFLTPAENCAAAAKDVPDGLTLVKVSTIGDAVQALEKISKGDKAGLPHCGAS; this is encoded by the coding sequence ATGCCACGCCGCACTGCGACGATGCTCGCGTCCACCCTCATGCTGTTCGCGCTGCTCTGCGCCGGAGTGTTCATCAAGGTTCCGTACTCCGAGATGAGCCCCGGCCCGACGGTGAACACCCTCGGTGACTCGCGCGGTGAGCCGGTCCTGAACATCTCGGGCCGCAAGACCTACGCGACCAGTGGCCACCTCAACATGACCACGGTCCGGGTGACCGGCGCGGACTACGACATGAACCTGCTGGAAGCGGTCTACGGCTGGGTGGCCCACGACAACATCGTGGTGCCGCACGAGAACCTGTACCCGCACGGCAAGACGGACAAGGAATCGACGCAGGAGAACGCGGAGGAGTTCAGCCAGTCGCAGGAGAGCGCCAAGGTGGCCGCCCTCAAGCAGCTCGGCATCCCCTTCACCTCCCGCGTGAACGTCGCGACCGTGGTCAAGAACAGCCCCGCCGAGGGCAAGCTGCACGCCGGTGACGTGATCGTCGCCGTGGACGGCGCCCCGGTGAAGGACCCCTCCGACGTCGCCAAGCTGGTCACGAAGCACAAGGCGGGCGAGAAGGTCGAGTTCACCGTCATCCCCGCGGCGGAGGCGGCCGAAGCGAAGAAGGCCGGGCGCGACCCGGCCGGCGCGCAGAAGGTCGAGATCACCACCGCGAAGGACAAGGAGGACGGGCACGCGCTCGTCGGCATCCGGGCCGGGACCGACCACACCTTCCCGTTCCGCATGGACATCAACCTCGCCGACGTCGGCGGGCCCAGCGCGGGCCTGATGTTCTCCCTCGGCATCGTCGACAAGCTGACGCCCCAGGACCTGACCGGCGGAAAGTTCGTCGCGGGCACCGGAACCATCGACGACACCGGTACGGTCGGCCCGATCGGCGGCATCGAGATGAAGACCATCGGCGCCCGCCAGGCCGGCGCCGAGTACTTCCTGACCCCGGCCGAGAACTGCGCCGCCGCGGCCAAGGACGTACCGGACGGCCTCACCCTCGTGAAGGTCTCCACCATCGGCGACGCGGTGCAGGCGCTGGAGAAGATCAGCAAGGGGGACAAGGCCGGACTGCCGCACTGCGGCGCGTCCTGA
- a CDS encoding UPF0182 family membrane protein, which produces MPDRGGGPSGPRMRVGRPSRRARTLLMTLGVLAVLAMAFIMFAGFWTDWLWFRSVHYSTVFTTTLWTKVGLFAVFGLIMAGAVGFNIWLAHRLRPPLSAMSMEQQSLDRYRMSVAPFKKWLLLGIAVLVGLIAGASAAGQWKTWLMYVNGVPFGQKDPQFHMDVSFYTFDLPWYRFLLGFGFAAAVLSLIAAAIVHYLYGGLRVTSPGARATAAATGHLSVLLGLFVSLKAVAYWLDRYGLAVKSSDFKAADNWTGLRYVDANAYLPAKTILFCIAAICAALFFATLWRRTWQLPVIGFGLMVLSAILIGGLYPAIVQKFQVQPNEQAKESPYVAKNIKATRDAYGIADSDVKDYAGVPVAGTDKAKLRQAADTTASIRLLDPNIVSPAFQQLQQVKGYYAFPSTLNVDRYSGQDTVIGLRELNIGGIPKNNWINDHFKYTHGYGVVAAKGTTAKDGAPDFTQSDLPSKGMFGTDFEQRIYYGEQTKQYSIVGGPQKELDYSDDKGEKETSYQGDSGVNLDNPVNRAAYALAFSEPQIMYSGAIGKGSRILYNRTPKERVEAVAPWLTIDGAPYPAVVKGRVVWIVDAYTTTNGYPYASRTTLGDTTADSLTNSQRAVVAQENQVNYIRNSVKATVDAYDGKVSLFQWDTEDPVLKTWMKAFPGTVKEKSEISKDLMAHLRYPQDLFKVQRELLTRYHVTDPQTFLSGSEAWAVPDDPTTKGTAVPPYYLSMKMPDQPEKDQVFSLTTTFTPNERDNLSAFMAVNADPGTPDYGKIRILKMPTSKPVDGPKQVQSKFNSEPKIAESIRLLRGGDSEVEYGNLLAVPLDGGMLYVEPVYVRSSGLKYPLLRKVLVTYGNQTAFEDTLDKALSVVFGAEAATPPTTPNQPPPGDGTTKPPASQDPTVKAALADASKAFDDADKAMKAGDWTAYGKAQADLSAALKRAVEAESKLTTPAAPGG; this is translated from the coding sequence ATGCCGGACCGCGGCGGAGGCCCCTCCGGGCCACGGATGAGAGTCGGCCGCCCCTCCCGGCGTGCCCGGACTCTCCTGATGACCCTGGGCGTCCTGGCCGTCCTGGCCATGGCCTTCATCATGTTCGCGGGCTTCTGGACCGACTGGCTCTGGTTCCGCTCCGTCCACTACTCCACCGTCTTCACCACCACGCTCTGGACCAAGGTCGGCCTCTTCGCCGTCTTCGGCCTGATCATGGCGGGTGCCGTCGGCTTCAACATCTGGCTGGCGCACCGGCTGCGGCCGCCGCTCAGCGCGATGTCGATGGAGCAGCAGAGCCTCGACCGCTACCGGATGAGCGTCGCGCCGTTCAAGAAGTGGCTGCTCCTGGGCATCGCGGTGCTCGTCGGGCTGATCGCGGGCGCGTCGGCGGCGGGCCAGTGGAAGACCTGGCTGATGTATGTGAACGGGGTGCCCTTCGGGCAGAAGGACCCCCAGTTCCACATGGACGTGTCGTTCTACACCTTCGACCTGCCCTGGTACCGCTTCCTGCTCGGCTTCGGCTTCGCGGCCGCCGTGCTGTCGCTGATCGCCGCGGCCATCGTGCACTACCTGTACGGCGGCCTGCGCGTCACCAGCCCGGGCGCCCGCGCGACCGCCGCGGCCACCGGTCACCTCTCGGTGCTGCTCGGCCTCTTCGTCTCGCTCAAGGCCGTGGCCTACTGGCTCGACCGGTACGGCCTCGCCGTGAAGTCCAGCGACTTCAAGGCCGCGGACAACTGGACCGGCCTGCGCTACGTCGACGCCAACGCCTACCTGCCGGCCAAGACCATCCTCTTCTGCATCGCCGCGATCTGCGCCGCGCTGTTCTTCGCGACGCTGTGGCGCCGCACCTGGCAGCTGCCGGTGATCGGCTTCGGCCTGATGGTGCTCTCGGCCATCCTGATCGGCGGGCTCTACCCGGCGATCGTGCAGAAGTTCCAGGTCCAGCCGAACGAGCAGGCCAAGGAGTCGCCGTACGTCGCCAAGAACATCAAGGCGACGCGTGACGCCTACGGAATCGCCGATTCCGACGTGAAGGACTACGCGGGCGTGCCCGTAGCCGGCACGGACAAGGCGAAGCTGCGCCAGGCGGCCGACACCACCGCCAGCATCCGCCTCCTCGACCCCAACATCGTCTCCCCGGCCTTCCAGCAGCTCCAGCAGGTCAAGGGCTACTACGCCTTCCCGTCCACGCTCAACGTGGACCGGTACAGCGGCCAGGACACGGTCATCGGTCTGCGCGAGCTGAACATCGGCGGCATCCCGAAGAACAACTGGATCAACGACCACTTCAAGTACACGCACGGGTACGGCGTGGTCGCGGCCAAGGGCACCACCGCCAAGGACGGCGCCCCCGACTTCACCCAGTCCGACCTGCCCTCCAAGGGGATGTTCGGCACGGACTTCGAGCAGCGCATCTACTACGGCGAGCAGACGAAGCAGTACTCGATCGTCGGCGGGCCGCAGAAGGAGCTGGACTACTCGGACGACAAGGGCGAGAAGGAGACCAGCTACCAGGGCGACAGCGGGGTCAACCTCGACAACCCGGTCAACCGGGCGGCGTACGCACTCGCCTTCAGCGAGCCGCAGATCATGTACTCCGGCGCCATCGGCAAGGGTTCGCGGATCCTGTACAACCGCACCCCCAAGGAGCGGGTCGAGGCCGTCGCCCCCTGGCTGACCATCGACGGCGCGCCCTACCCGGCGGTCGTCAAGGGCCGGGTCGTCTGGATCGTCGACGCCTACACGACGACCAACGGCTACCCCTACGCCTCGCGCACCACGCTGGGCGACACCACCGCGGACTCGCTGACGAACAGCCAGCGCGCGGTGGTGGCCCAGGAGAACCAGGTCAACTACATCCGGAACTCGGTGAAGGCCACCGTCGACGCCTACGACGGCAAGGTCAGCCTGTTCCAGTGGGACACCGAGGACCCCGTCCTCAAGACCTGGATGAAGGCGTTCCCGGGAACGGTCAAGGAGAAGAGCGAGATCTCCAAGGACCTGATGGCGCACCTGCGCTACCCGCAGGACCTCTTCAAGGTCCAGCGCGAGCTGCTGACGCGGTACCACGTCACCGACCCGCAGACCTTCCTCAGCGGCAGCGAGGCCTGGGCGGTCCCGGACGACCCGACGACCAAGGGCACGGCGGTCCCGCCGTACTACCTGTCGATGAAGATGCCGGACCAGCCCGAGAAGGACCAGGTCTTCTCGCTCACGACGACGTTCACGCCGAACGAGCGGGACAACCTGAGCGCCTTCATGGCGGTCAACGCCGATCCGGGCACTCCGGACTACGGCAAGATCCGGATCCTGAAGATGCCGACCAGCAAGCCGGTCGACGGTCCCAAGCAGGTCCAGAGCAAGTTCAACTCCGAACCCAAGATCGCCGAGTCCATCCGGCTGCTGCGCGGTGGTGACTCGGAGGTCGAGTACGGGAACCTGCTCGCGGTTCCGCTCGACGGCGGCATGCTCTACGTCGAGCCGGTGTACGTGCGCAGTTCCGGGCTCAAGTACCCGCTGCTGCGCAAGGTCCTGGTGACCTACGGGAACCAGACGGCTTTCGAGGACACCCTGGACAAGGCGCTCAGCGTGGTCTTCGGCGCGGAGGCGGCGACCCCGCCCACGACGCCGAACCAGCCGCCGCCGGGCGACGGCACCACCAAGCCGCCCGCCAGCCAGGACCCGACGGTCAAGGCGGCGCTCGCCGATGCCTCGAAGGCCTTCGACGACGCCGACAAGGCCATGAAGGCCGGCGACTGGACGGCGTACGGCAAGGCGCAGGCCGACCTGTCGGCGGCGCTGAAGCGTGCGGTCGAGGCCGAGAGCAAGCTGACGACACCGGCCGCACCGGGCGGTTAG
- a CDS encoding PPA1309 family protein, which yields MLSMSNLSPSPGTPMAASPLTRAVLEIDEYAAGLGWDRPARLFALVDTARLRKQEPRLARQLGLDQDDAGKIQLTPIEQDELPKGMALDKFLGTLAWPDSVVGCALTVERLMLPPSAEAAVPSDLTDKQLAKWVAGHPERQEVRLTVGVLRDGSRESAVRLREKDAASEVLTGASLVPGLAEALAATFS from the coding sequence ATGTTGTCCATGTCCAACCTTTCCCCCTCCCCCGGCACCCCGATGGCGGCCAGCCCGCTGACCCGCGCCGTGCTGGAGATCGACGAATACGCCGCCGGCCTGGGCTGGGACCGGCCCGCCCGGCTCTTCGCCCTGGTCGACACCGCCCGGCTGCGCAAGCAGGAACCCCGCCTCGCCCGTCAGCTCGGCCTCGACCAGGACGACGCGGGCAAGATCCAGCTCACCCCGATCGAGCAGGACGAACTGCCCAAGGGCATGGCCCTGGACAAGTTCCTGGGCACGCTCGCCTGGCCCGATTCGGTCGTCGGCTGCGCGCTGACGGTGGAGCGGCTGATGCTGCCGCCGTCCGCGGAGGCCGCCGTACCGTCCGACCTGACCGACAAGCAGCTCGCCAAGTGGGTCGCCGGGCACCCGGAGCGGCAGGAGGTGCGCCTCACCGTGGGCGTCCTGCGCGACGGGTCGCGCGAGTCGGCCGTGCGGCTGCGCGAGAAGGACGCGGCGAGCGAGGTGCTGACCGGGGCCAGCCTGGTGCCGGGTCTGGCCGAGGCACTGGCCGCGACCTTCTCCTGA
- a CDS encoding tetratricopeptide repeat protein: MGFMGDRSTLLETGRFVRAEAETGTGAGEPAAVVSADPARTDADRRNTYRTDEVFDGAEADAASDAELEARHRGAADKGDPGAMSVLGALLLRRGDLAGAEPYLRGATAAGDRAAANNLGVLLHQRGYPEDAAGWWRVAAVAGSAPAAHALGRHYRERGDEPAAEYWLRQAAESGHALGAYGLADLLEHRGDGGAERWLRAAAEQGHREAAYRLARLLRRREPAEAEQWYRQSAARGHRRAALHLGALLEARGELKEAGRWYLSSAKQGEARAACALGFLLRDAGDEDSAVTWWLRAAQDGDGNAANALGALHAARGETQTAERWYRAAMDAGDQNGAYNLALLCAAQDRTAQAEQWYRRAAYAGHREAANALAILLLQVGDAAGAEPWFSKAAEAGSVDAAFNLGILFASRDDDRTALKWYERAASAGHTDAALQVGIALVRDGEERAAERHLRCAAGGGSAEAAFRLAALLESLAPPPEPVALGEPVGGAPKSESEEWYERAAEEGHRRAQVRVGMLAAGRGDMAAAARWYREAAEAGSRNGAFNLGVLLAREGSEPEAALWWTRAAVAGHGRAALRLGLFAARHGDLAEGQKWCARAMELGPAEVSERAARLREALAEELSA, from the coding sequence ATGGGATTTATGGGGGACAGGTCAACTCTGCTGGAGACAGGGCGGTTTGTGAGGGCGGAGGCCGAAACGGGCACAGGAGCCGGTGAACCGGCCGCAGTGGTGAGCGCCGACCCCGCACGGACCGATGCGGACCGGCGGAACACGTACCGCACCGACGAGGTCTTCGACGGAGCCGAGGCCGACGCGGCGAGCGATGCCGAGCTGGAAGCCCGGCACCGCGGCGCCGCCGACAAGGGCGACCCCGGCGCCATGAGCGTGCTCGGGGCGCTGCTGCTGCGCCGCGGCGACCTCGCCGGAGCCGAGCCGTACCTGCGCGGAGCCACCGCCGCGGGAGACCGCGCGGCCGCCAACAACCTCGGCGTCCTCCTCCACCAGCGCGGCTACCCCGAGGACGCGGCCGGCTGGTGGCGGGTCGCCGCCGTCGCCGGATCCGCGCCCGCCGCCCACGCGCTGGGCCGGCACTACCGCGAGCGGGGCGACGAGCCCGCCGCCGAGTACTGGCTGCGCCAGGCGGCGGAATCCGGCCACGCCCTCGGCGCCTACGGCCTCGCCGACCTGCTGGAGCACCGCGGGGACGGCGGAGCCGAGCGCTGGCTGCGCGCCGCCGCCGAACAGGGACACCGCGAGGCCGCCTACCGGCTCGCCCGGCTGCTGCGCCGCCGCGAGCCCGCCGAGGCCGAGCAGTGGTACCGCCAGTCCGCCGCGCGCGGGCACCGGCGCGCCGCGCTGCACCTGGGCGCCCTGCTGGAGGCGCGCGGGGAGCTGAAGGAGGCCGGCCGCTGGTACCTCAGCTCCGCCAAGCAGGGCGAGGCGCGGGCCGCCTGCGCCCTCGGCTTCCTGCTGCGCGACGCCGGGGACGAGGACAGCGCCGTCACCTGGTGGCTCCGGGCCGCCCAGGACGGCGACGGCAACGCCGCCAACGCGCTGGGCGCGCTGCACGCCGCCCGCGGGGAGACCCAGACGGCGGAGCGCTGGTACCGGGCCGCCATGGACGCGGGCGACCAGAACGGGGCGTACAACCTCGCCCTGCTGTGCGCGGCGCAGGACCGGACCGCGCAGGCCGAGCAGTGGTACCGCCGCGCCGCCTATGCCGGGCACCGCGAGGCGGCCAACGCGCTCGCCATCCTGCTGCTCCAGGTCGGGGACGCGGCCGGAGCCGAGCCGTGGTTCTCCAAGGCGGCCGAGGCGGGCAGTGTGGACGCCGCCTTCAACCTGGGCATCCTCTTCGCCAGCCGCGACGACGACCGTACGGCGCTCAAGTGGTACGAGCGGGCGGCCTCGGCCGGTCACACGGACGCGGCCCTGCAGGTCGGCATCGCCCTGGTCCGCGACGGCGAGGAGCGCGCGGCCGAGCGGCACCTGCGCTGCGCGGCGGGCGGCGGCAGCGCCGAGGCCGCGTTCCGGCTGGCCGCGCTGCTGGAATCGCTGGCTCCGCCGCCGGAGCCGGTGGCGCTGGGCGAGCCGGTCGGCGGGGCGCCGAAGTCCGAGAGCGAGGAGTGGTACGAGCGGGCGGCCGAGGAGGGCCACCGCCGGGCCCAGGTCCGGGTGGGCATGCTGGCCGCCGGGCGCGGTGACATGGCGGCGGCGGCGCGCTGGTACCGGGAGGCGGCGGAAGCCGGTTCCCGCAACGGTGCCTTCAACCTCGGGGTGCTGCTGGCCCGCGAGGGCAGCGAGCCCGAGGCCGCCCTGTGGTGGACCCGGGCCGCGGTGGCGGGGCACGGGCGCGCGGCGCTGCGGCTGGGGCTGTTCGCCGCGC
- a CDS encoding SDR family oxidoreductase, whose product MSSPDPQVREPHGDENRPDHGDSPDGVRQPRNPSVRGPVVAVTGAAAGVGAALVARLAASDEVKQVVAIDERRGDCAAAQWHVLDVRDPAIAEKLRGADVVVHLALDLDLETDPAARTAYNVRGTQTVLTAAAAAGVHRVVLCTSAMVYGALPDNDIPLTEDSELRATAEATGVGDLLEIERLGRRAPRAHPGLNVTVVRPAVLVGGTDTALTRYFESPRLLVVAGSRPTWQFCHVEDLVSALEYAALEKVEGELAVGCEGWLEQEEVEELSGIRRMELPSAVALGAAARLHRIGLTPSPAGDLAYTMHPWVVSVSRLHAAGWRPRWTNEEVLAELLQEVAGRHTVAGRRLGRKDATAAGAAGATVALLGAAAVVRAARRRRGL is encoded by the coding sequence GTGAGTTCCCCTGATCCGCAGGTTCGAGAGCCGCACGGCGACGAAAACCGCCCTGACCACGGCGACAGCCCCGACGGCGTTCGCCAGCCGCGAAACCCGTCGGTACGGGGCCCCGTCGTCGCCGTGACCGGCGCCGCGGCGGGGGTCGGCGCCGCCCTGGTCGCCCGGCTCGCCGCCTCGGACGAGGTCAAGCAGGTCGTCGCGATCGACGAGCGGCGCGGTGACTGCGCGGCCGCGCAGTGGCACGTCCTGGACGTACGGGACCCCGCGATCGCCGAGAAGCTGCGCGGCGCGGACGTCGTCGTCCACCTCGCGCTCGACCTCGACCTGGAGACCGACCCGGCGGCCCGTACGGCGTACAACGTGCGCGGGACCCAGACCGTGCTCACCGCCGCCGCGGCGGCCGGGGTGCACCGGGTCGTGCTCTGCACCTCCGCGATGGTCTACGGCGCCCTCCCGGACAACGACATCCCGCTGACCGAGGACTCCGAGCTGCGGGCCACCGCCGAGGCCACCGGCGTCGGCGACCTGCTGGAGATCGAACGCCTCGGCCGCCGGGCGCCGCGCGCGCACCCCGGACTCAACGTCACGGTGGTCCGCCCCGCCGTGCTCGTCGGCGGTACGGACACCGCGCTGACCCGGTACTTCGAGTCGCCGCGGCTGCTCGTGGTCGCCGGATCCCGGCCGACCTGGCAGTTCTGCCACGTCGAGGACCTGGTCAGCGCCCTGGAGTACGCGGCGCTGGAGAAGGTCGAGGGCGAGCTGGCCGTCGGCTGCGAGGGCTGGCTGGAGCAGGAGGAGGTCGAGGAGCTCAGCGGGATCCGCCGGATGGAGCTGCCGTCCGCCGTCGCGCTCGGCGCCGCCGCCCGGCTGCACCGCATCGGGCTGACCCCGTCCCCGGCCGGGGACCTGGCCTACACGATGCACCCGTGGGTGGTCAGCGTCAGCCGGCTGCACGCGGCGGGCTGGCGGCCCCGGTGGACCAACGAGGAGGTCCTGGCCGAGCTGCTCCAGGAAGTGGCCGGGCGGCACACGGTGGCCGGGCGGCGGCTGGGGCGCAAGGACGCGACGGCCGCGGGTGCCGCCGGTGCGACGGTGGCCCTGCTGGGCGCCGCCGCCGTCGTCCGCGCGGCCCGCCGCCGCCGAGGCCTCTGA
- a CDS encoding molybdenum cofactor biosynthesis protein MoaE, producing MAPHFDHPGEQAAPDPIRLLAIRDTPLSLDEVFQAVGDDATGGTALFVGTVRDHDGGADVDALGYSCHPTAEAEMRRVAERVVAKYPVRALAAVHRVGDLRVGDLAVVVAVSCPHRGEAFEACRMLIDDLKHEVPIWKHQTFADGTEEWVGAC from the coding sequence ATGGCTCCGCACTTCGACCACCCCGGCGAGCAGGCCGCCCCGGACCCGATCCGGCTGCTCGCGATCCGCGACACCCCGCTCTCGCTCGACGAGGTCTTCCAGGCCGTCGGCGACGACGCGACGGGCGGCACCGCGCTTTTCGTCGGCACCGTGCGCGACCACGACGGCGGGGCGGACGTCGACGCCCTCGGCTACTCCTGCCACCCGACGGCCGAGGCCGAGATGCGCCGGGTCGCCGAGCGCGTCGTGGCCAAGTACCCGGTCCGCGCCCTGGCCGCCGTCCACCGCGTCGGCGACCTCCGCGTCGGCGACCTGGCCGTGGTGGTCGCCGTGTCGTGCCCGCACCGGGGCGAGGCCTTCGAGGCGTGCCGGATGCTGATCGACGACCTCAAGCACGAGGTGCCGATCTGGAAGCACCAGACCTTCGCGGACGGCACCGAGGAGTGGGTCGGCGCCTGCTGA